The Leguminivora glycinivorella isolate SPB_JAAS2020 chromosome 7, LegGlyc_1.1, whole genome shotgun sequence genomic interval AGACTACCCATAAGTCTAAAAAGAGGGCTGTACAGTAAGGTTTTGGTTAGGAAACTCGAATCGTTGTTAAATGTGAAAATATCTAGGCGATTAAGACATGCAGTTTTGCAGATACCATACCGAATGTGACAAGAGGTTAGTGCGGCCAAATTCGTCTGCGGAGAaaattcagacaaaaaaatattaaatcaaCGCGAAAAATACGCAACAACACGCTCATGATTTCTCTTCAGAATTGGCTGGatttataacaaaattattcCATCACTTTTATGTAatcgttaattataataaaacattttatttatggtCAGACTTGTCAGTATTAGTACAATCTCAAACTGATCTATCCCAGTCTGGACTACTTACGCAACGCAATGCCTTTACAGATTCGCTGCTTATATTGTTAGTTATCAAATATACTGTAGGTATGTGACTAAGAATGATTATTAGCCCATCTGTGTGAACACGCAGTGTGATAAAGGGGACTCTGAATGTACTTAAAATTCAACTACTAAGATAATTTGCGTGTGATAAAGCACTTAGGATACGAGTTAAAATATCCCTTTGAAAAATGTAGTCATTGATTTAAAATTTCGCACGCctgtgtttatttattgaacTGTAGAATACGGTAACGCCTAGTTAGCGAGAGTTCCCGATGCATTTCGTTATTAATAAGAGTAGATCGTGTATGAGATtcgttgggttaggttagactAGTTGTTTTGTAAGCCACGCAGAGGATTTTATATTCGGGATATTGTAAATAAGATGGCTTGTAATCGAAAACGCATTCACATTTTATATTCCCGGTTTGGTTCTCTTGGGATATTTTAACGTTAATTAGGCActagtattaattttattttcctattTATGTTTACGTTTAACCCCTAACCGGCACATTATACATGAAATATTTAGCtaagataataattattgaaattgTAACAGACGGACGAGTTCCGCGGTTCGTTTTACTATAATCATGgagtataattatacatataggtattatTTCCCAATACATAAACAGAGCTTGGCAAaagtttataaaatgtaatttggtgcttattttattatatctgaTTAAATAGAAGGCCCTCCACGACGTGAGATGTTATGATTTTGTGTATAACTAAAGCTATGTGAAAGATGTACATATATGATTATAATGATTTTATGTAAATtggttaataaatatttgaaaatgttTATATAATCAATATcttgttttattaaaaaaccaacaatattttttacgtatttattttaagtttttgttacaaaaatcacaattatatttattacgctagaatatatttataagtaacaTTGGAATATTTCAAGCAACCTAAATGAAACATTATATCAAAGTCCTTcaacttgaatattattatcGATATTAATATTACAGAGACCCCATTGGGTAGAACGAGAATCGAAATTTCTTTATCactctctaaagtaattttcgAAGTTTCGTGATCTGCATTATATGCTGAAGAGAAATGATGTGATTCAAGAATGTGAATGACAATTTCTGTGATTTCAATTTCTTGGTAACAGTTGTATGCAGTGACCTTGGACTGCTAGACAAAGAACACCACAAACTTCTAAAAGGCAGTCCTCGTAAAGGTCCCTTAATAGTGGTATTATGACTAGGAGTCCTCAATCATGGGCGTAGCCGGCCCGGGACGGCCGCTAACTCCATTGAACAGGCGGTCCTTGATCATTTGCGCCATGAGCCCGTGGATCACCTCGATGGTGGTCTTGCACGCGTCCTTCGTGGCCTTGCCCAGCTTGTCCTCTGTGCGCTTGTCGTGCGGCTCTGAGCCGGGGACTACGAAGCTGCCGCGACCTGAGACATGACGAATTTATGGTTAAAGAGGATGGTTTGCTTGACATAAGCTTTCTGTTATCACTGGCTATCTTTTTATTCTACAGGAATTTATTTCCATAGATGGCATGTTACAATTTTTTCACCTTTCGGAAAACCTCAAACGCAATAGGTTATTTTCAAACAGTTTCTATGGCCACTTTCTGGCTGATGAACTTGATGGTaatataatattgcattgtcaccaTGAGAAAGTTCACCAAAAAGAAAATCAAGAAGTTGTGAAATCACAAAGTTTTCTTTCAGCGTCAATTGCTGGGTCTACACCGACTGAGGCATGAGGCatctaaatattaatatgtttgCCTTGTGACAAAATTGCCTTACAACGTGCCTCACTCTGTGTGGACCAGGCTTATCATTATTTAAACAGCAAGTTCTTACCCAAGCACACTTCACTCTGTTCCAACTTATCAGACAGATCAAAGATCTGTCCTGTCGTGTAGTCAGCATTTGTAATCAGACTCGAGCTGCTCAGCGTGTTGACCCAGTACTTATTCCACAGTGAATCCAGCAGTCTGCGGTCAAGAGAGGACTTGAAGTAGGACACTTCCAAGGAGTAGTACTGCTTGCAATGGACGCCAAAGTCTTCAATTTTGTTGAGCGGGATGGTTTGGTATTCTGAAGGTTCTTCATTTGCTGGTTTATAGCCCTATAATCAAGCCATGTAAAAATTAACCCTTAaatcaaatttgaatttaaacacgctgtcaatagagtcaaaaatagatgatgcatatatacatcactatgcatttaagggttaaatagcAGTAGGAAGATAAAATTGCAGAACCACTGTCACTGTTCAAACACATATTGAAATTGTTTACATCTATGCTTAGACATGAAACATGCCTAAGTTTAATATGTACATTTTTAAATGATGAAAATTAATAGGAccgtgcctgtgtggtgacgggttaagaatttcaccaccccctttcttcccgtgggtgtcgtagaaggcgactatgggatatgggttaaattgtggtgtaggcgagaggctggcaacctgtcactgcaatgccacagtttcgttctcagaaataaaaaaaatagcactttattattgtttttttaaagtaaaatattaaacaaGCGGATTGATTGTaatttttcaagtaaaataatatGAACTATTTTCGGTTTGATTCTAAATTTGGTACCTTATTCAAGTGACCCTGATATACGCGTAATTCGCTTTAAGCGATTTTGCCTGGAATGCCTCCCTCGCGTAAAGCAGGGTATTACTGTAAAtagaaaaacttattatttaataacctaCCTTTGGATATGTCCTAAAAGCACCAAGGCAGACCTTGCCAGCCGAGATAGTTCTGACGGGATCAATGACAATGGCCACGAACGGCTCTTGGAAGTTCTGGTTGAGCATCTGTGTAGACACGTCTATGCCGGACAGCCAGCATCCGTAGCCAGGGTGGCTGTGGTACCAACCGATGGCATTTTCATGGCGGCCAACCTGTCAATAAGACATCTTTGCTATGTGGTACACCTTCATTAGGGTGGTCCACATTTGAatggaagaaaaataaatatgattaaTCCTTTCTCCACATGGTTGAGTTCTATTATGAATAAGTAGTCTATGTACACTAAATGTTAGCCCATTTGCTCATTATTTACTGGTCGCTCAAGATAGATTTAAAGTTCAATAtctcatacaataaataaaaaccgaaataattaaaacattaaaaactgcccaattcatgttttatttgttttttttttacatacatggaaaaccaacagctgaagttttcattacaatccaaaataGAATTACAAAGCCAATTCTCACTTATAAAATAGGTTAGCCAGGTTCTCACTTATAAAATAGGGAAAAATATTTAGCTCTAATGAaatagggaaaaatataatGAAACCAATAAAAATACATGGAggtaatgtaagatttttttctttGGTCTActtcatttcatacatttcagcATGGCATGATTGCTTTATTTTGAGTGATCTCTAAATAATGTCTGATTGTTCTCAAAATTTGATGAcatgattttaataagttttcaagcagaaataaccatgtggagctcaaacaatcaaaataattttttttggaCCATCTAAAAGGCTGGTTAAAGTAGTAGTAGAAATTCATTACAAAAATAATGAGTAAACAAAGATCTGTTGTTAAATTGTTATACCTGTTTGGCTGCCTCTATGTAAGCTGTCATGTATTCATAAGCCTGTGCCTGTGCATTAACGCGTGTCTCCGTGCCCTCGACGGGCAGAGCGAATGAGTCCATCACTAGCATAGTATTCGCGTCTACTTTGCCTGCAACAAAACAACCAACCTTAACAACCTTAAAACAACCTTAAAACAACCTTAGAAACCAAACTAATCATAAACAGATTCATTAAACAGGTATATGTATTGACTCACTTACCTAATAGAAGCCCCATAACTTCCAGAGTCCCTCCAGAGCGAGCGTGCATCACCATTTTTAAGAGAGCTAAAGCGGAGATCTTGATATCTTTGAAGAAATGTGGACTGCAAATATAAGaacatttttaagtaattttggGTAGGTACATCTTGTTCTATTGCATTATATGAAAATGGAGTGAAAACTTACTCTTTCTCCCATGGTTTAGCGGCAAGAATGTCTTGCTGTTGCTTTTTATCGTAGCGGTATATTTCATCAACACTGGACACCGTTTCGATGCTGTTAGCCATAACCCATGTCTTCTGCGCAATTGTGGATTGATTATCAGAGCTTGTGGAAGCCATCGTTGACGACttcaattattttaaaaactagcTTTAAATACTTATGAATTATtagcaatatttatatttatagtaaAATAGTAATCACTTTTTTCGACAAAGCACTGGAAGAAGTGACAGTTTCAGTTAGCTTTTTTCTAAATTTGACAGGGCAACTGATGCTGTTCAAGACATCGGTTTTAacacttaaatataaatatactaaaatacattcaaattgtcaattatcaaaaaaaagcgcgaaattcaaatttaccTTGAGAACTCAACTTTTGGCCTACTTCCAGCTTTCAAATTCAGAGTATACATGCTGATTTTTCAGCGGCCTAACCCTGTTCCCAACACAAAATATGAACATACCTAACGTATTCCCTACTCCAGTGATACCCCCAATATCCCCATAGAAAGGTTAGCTGGCCTGTACGGTTGTTTGCCACTGTGAAGTCGTTATAGTTTTTGACCTATCAGGCGCACGCAGAGAATTGTGCAATCGACGtccaataggtacctactttggtTCCTAAATTAGCATTTTGCTCTTTTGTACGAGTACCTACCTAAGGTCGAAAAAAGTAAACATCTTTGACATCGACGTAATTATTTTGTCCTTGTGTAAAATTCTtattcaaatgaaataaaatagacTTTAGATATAGCTGGTTTAGGTATGAAATTTTTTGTTTTAGTAAATTGTTATACGGCCCCAATTCCTCAATCTACATGAACATTATGTAACGACCTTGATgataaaataatgactaatgtttccaatattattgttattattttccgCATTTATACAGCATTTATAGCCGCACGGCCGACCGGTATAATAATTATGCCCGGTA includes:
- the LOC125228399 gene encoding COP9 signalosome complex subunit 5 yields the protein MASTSSDNQSTIAQKTWVMANSIETVSSVDEIYRYDKKQQQDILAAKPWEKDPHFFKDIKISALALLKMVMHARSGGTLEVMGLLLGKVDANTMLVMDSFALPVEGTETRVNAQAQAYEYMTAYIEAAKQVGRHENAIGWYHSHPGYGCWLSGIDVSTQMLNQNFQEPFVAIVIDPVRTISAGKVCLGAFRTYPKGYKPANEEPSEYQTIPLNKIEDFGVHCKQYYSLEVSYFKSSLDRRLLDSLWNKYWVNTLSSSSLITNADYTTGQIFDLSDKLEQSEVCLGRGSFVVPGSEPHDKRTEDKLGKATKDACKTTIEVIHGLMAQMIKDRLFNGVSGRPGPATPMIEDS